One Halomonas sp. THAF5a genomic region harbors:
- the zigA gene encoding zinc metallochaperone GTPase ZigA — translation MTPLQPTLPVTVLSGFLGAGKTTLLNHILANREGRRVAVIVNDMSEVNIDASLVRGAPGEPGEVTLNRAEEQLVEMSNGCICCTLREDLLVEVRRLAEEGRFDTLVIESTGISEPLPVAETFTFADENGESLSQVARLDTLVTVVDGANFLGQYREAQSLAEAGESLGEEDERNVADLLVDQIEFCDVLLISKTDLLDAQQLDELKAVLRSLNPEAELIPITHGRVPLEKVLDTGRFSFERAQQAPGWLKELRGEHVPETEEYGISSFAYHARRPFHPQAFFDLLHGDWFGGKLLRSKGFFWLATRPQFAGQWSQAGGIAHYGFAGLFWKAVPEANWPDDPDYRAAIIDKWQEPFGDMRQELVFIGQNLDEARIRQALDACLLSDEELLAGKDAWQALPDPFPAWE, via the coding sequence ACACCCCTGCAACCGACTCTGCCGGTGACCGTGCTCTCCGGGTTCCTGGGCGCCGGCAAGACCACGCTGCTCAACCATATCCTCGCCAATCGCGAGGGTCGTCGAGTGGCGGTGATCGTCAACGACATGAGCGAGGTCAACATCGATGCCTCGCTGGTCCGGGGTGCCCCCGGCGAGCCGGGCGAGGTCACGCTCAATCGTGCCGAGGAGCAGCTCGTTGAGATGAGCAACGGCTGCATCTGCTGCACCCTGCGCGAAGACCTGCTGGTCGAGGTACGACGACTCGCCGAGGAGGGCCGCTTCGATACCCTGGTCATCGAGTCGACCGGCATCTCCGAGCCGCTGCCGGTCGCCGAGACCTTTACCTTCGCCGACGAGAACGGGGAAAGTCTCTCGCAGGTGGCGCGGCTCGATACCCTGGTCACGGTGGTCGATGGGGCGAACTTCCTCGGCCAGTATCGCGAGGCCCAGTCACTCGCCGAGGCGGGCGAGAGCCTGGGCGAAGAGGATGAGCGCAACGTCGCCGACCTGCTGGTCGACCAGATCGAGTTCTGCGACGTGTTGCTGATCAGCAAGACCGATCTGCTCGACGCCCAGCAGCTTGACGAGCTGAAGGCGGTGCTGCGCTCGCTCAACCCCGAGGCCGAGCTGATTCCCATCACTCATGGCCGTGTACCGCTGGAGAAGGTGCTCGACACCGGCCGCTTCAGCTTCGAGCGCGCCCAGCAGGCCCCGGGCTGGTTGAAGGAGCTGCGCGGCGAGCACGTGCCGGAGACCGAGGAGTACGGCATCTCGAGTTTCGCCTACCACGCTCGGCGTCCCTTCCATCCGCAGGCATTCTTCGACCTGCTCCACGGTGACTGGTTCGGCGGCAAGCTGCTGCGCTCCAAGGGCTTCTTCTGGCTGGCCACCCGGCCGCAGTTCGCGGGCCAGTGGAGCCAGGCCGGCGGCATCGCCCACTACGGTTTCGCCGGCCTGTTCTGGAAGGCCGTCCCCGAGGCGAACTGGCCCGATGACCCCGACTATCGCGCGGCCATCATAGACAAGTGGCAGGAGCCCTTCGGCGACATGCGCCAGGAGCTGGTCTTCATCGGCCAGAACCTCGACGAGGCGCGCATTCGCCAGGCGCTGGATGCCTGCCTGCTCAGCGACGAAGAGCTGCTGGCCGGCAAGGACGCCTGGCAGGCGCTGCCCGACCCCTTCCCCGCCTGGGAGTAA
- a CDS encoding GTP-binding protein: MPTEDLIPVTVLTGFLGSGKTTLLNQLVRQPAMRDALVVINEFGDIGLDHRLVAEGDEHSVVEMSSGCLCCTIRGDLSRSVQQALERLDRGEGRPISRMVIETTGLADPAPILQTLMTDHWLAHRFRLDGVVCLVDAANGISTLNAHRESQRQAAIADCLLITKADLVDDSRLTRLAERLTEINPAAEQWTVHHGEIEAERLTAKRLPVSEHADRQAEDWLSAGAYLQVSSLSGLAPTASAAFAPMLAPAGEAPLSRHGEQIRSFCFSVEAPIAPEVLEDWLELVMSLLGDRMLRIKAIVNVAGRPQPLALHGVQHIFHPPVALPSKACPDGVSRFVFITSGVAPDAVTRLFDYFDR, from the coding sequence ATGCCCACGGAAGACCTCATTCCGGTCACGGTACTGACCGGATTTCTCGGCAGCGGCAAGACGACCTTGCTCAACCAACTGGTGCGCCAGCCTGCCATGCGTGATGCGCTGGTGGTGATCAACGAGTTCGGGGATATCGGGCTCGACCACCGGCTGGTCGCCGAAGGCGATGAGCATAGCGTGGTGGAGATGAGCAGCGGCTGCCTGTGCTGCACCATCCGCGGGGACCTCAGTCGCAGCGTCCAGCAGGCGCTGGAGCGCCTCGACCGTGGAGAGGGTCGACCGATCTCGCGGATGGTGATCGAGACCACGGGGCTGGCCGATCCGGCGCCGATTCTCCAGACCCTCATGACCGACCACTGGCTGGCCCACCGCTTTCGGCTGGATGGCGTGGTGTGTCTGGTGGATGCGGCCAACGGCATCTCGACCCTCAACGCCCATCGCGAATCTCAACGACAGGCGGCCATCGCCGACTGCCTGCTGATCACCAAGGCCGACCTGGTCGACGACAGCCGCCTGACGCGGCTCGCCGAGCGGCTGACCGAGATCAATCCGGCGGCCGAGCAGTGGACCGTGCACCACGGTGAGATCGAGGCCGAGCGGCTCACCGCCAAGCGCCTGCCCGTCTCGGAGCACGCCGACCGGCAGGCCGAGGACTGGCTGAGCGCGGGCGCCTACCTCCAGGTGTCTTCCCTCTCGGGACTGGCGCCCACGGCCAGCGCCGCCTTTGCGCCGATGCTGGCCCCCGCCGGCGAAGCGCCACTGAGCCGGCACGGCGAGCAGATACGCTCGTTCTGCTTCAGTGTGGAGGCGCCCATCGCGCCCGAGGTGCTGGAGGACTGGCTGGAGCTAGTGATGAGCCTGCTCGGCGACAGGATGCTGCGCATCAAGGCGATCGTGAACGTCGCGGGTCGGCCACAGCCGCTGGCCCTGCATGGGGTTCAGCATATCTTCCACCCGCCGGTGGCCCTGCCGTCGAAGGCGTGCCCCGATGGGGTCTCACGCTTCGTCTTCATCACCAGCGGCGTGGCGCCTGACGCCGTCACGCGGCTGTTCGACTACTTCGACCGCTAG